The following nucleotide sequence is from Mytilus edulis chromosome 13, xbMytEdul2.2, whole genome shotgun sequence.
CaatagtccggccgattggtgcagatatagagcagaattgctcacttgatgaagaaagcatgaaactttgcatagtagttcttggttatatacccCTTGattttagctatggacccactctgaataatccaatatggctgccattttcaagatggcggaaaaacggtataaatatcaagattgtcctaaaggtattctatataatttcgaaAATTTCGAAAAACATGTACACACGTATATCttcagttttaatatttttttaatttttttttaatttcattaataCTACTTAGCTAGTACAAACATATTACGTCTTAGTATCATAGGATTGATGGTTTggcataaaatgtaaacaatattgGAACACAGTTACAAAATAACTGGAGTGTGTAGTTTTGcaaaaatgttttgtttcttttgttagcGGTATCAGATTTAAGAAATCTTAGGAAATGAAGATGATTCGTATAATAAAAATTCTTTCCATTATCGATAAATAACCTTAattagctgactatgaggtatgggctttgctcattgttgagggcctaCGGTGATTTATAATTGTTTATGtatgtgtcatttgatctctggtggagaattgttgtattagcaatcataccacatcatctttttttatattgatatataaattgAATAGCACCAGATTCGTAATTCGAATTATGTGTTTTATAGATGCTCGGTTCCCAGATACTTGAAAATCTTAAACataattgaatttgaaataaaagagATGATAAAATCAAAGCAGACCAAAAGTATAGACAAACCCCGTATTTAAAGCTAAGCACAAGGAAGAGACATTACTGGATTTACGTTGATTTGCAATATTTTCACAACTGGTTTCAATCGAGCAATATTCATATTATCATGGCCACATTCTCAGATACACAGGTTAGCCTGTCATCAGAACTGGTAGAAGGAAATCTTGTCTACATGTGTGGACCGGACCTGACATATCAACAGGATCTAGGAAGTCCTATAAAGCAGACCTACCACCTATAAAGTAAAGTTGTTTGTCTGCTCTAAATATTcaaagttaacttagaaagcagcCGCAATGTTATATTTGATACATGGTATGACCGTAATCAGGTTATTGTAAACAGAATAACAAAGAATATTACCTGTCTGTCCTGGCAAGACTGTTGGATAcggcaaaattttcaaaaaacctTGTCTTTCGTAGAATGTTAACACTTTTAACGCCTCAtcgtttaaatattgcaacattacgAGAACTGTATCAACATGCATTAATTTCTGGTATTCAAACCATTCTGTGAGATGCCCAGGATTAAGATGGTTAAATGCAATTTTCGCACATACAGCTGTACCATGTTCCTTAATTATTGGATATATCACTGGCTTCACTGTAATACAGGGATCACACGGCATACCAGATTCCACTAGACCTACATACACAGTCTTgaatgttttgtgttttgtagaaCACATATATTGCCTAGCCGTCAGTTCTGGAAGGTTCGATCCATGGATATAgctgtttttaatttttgcttcAGAACGATGAATGCTTAACATGCGTTCTCCAAACAGACAACAGTCATAAGAcgataaatatgaaaaagaaccATCGAGGACGTTGAGCACAATAAATTCAACTGATTGCCAATTTGATTTTGCCTCAGCTATTGAGTGAAATATATACACAGTTTCAAAAAGTGTGTCAGAAGGACAGTTTTCTCTATGctgaaagaaattttaaaaaagtattattatgatttttttttaaatcctattcatttgattttggcttttttttaaaaactatttgcAACATTTTGCTGCTTCAGAGAGATCCTATAATCCTAATTTTAATCCAAATATATAATAGGCAACAAAGATGATTATACAAAAGAGACATTATGGTTATATACTCAAACGTTCAAAATGGACAGTCGTGTCAAAGGGTTGATTATTTTATACCCGAAAATGAGTTTGCGAAGCgtgtaaaaataaaacacaatacaacAAAATATCTATAGAACATTGCAAAATTTGGGATACTATTTTTATCCCAATAAGTCTGAAATAGTTATCCTGTAAAATGTGATGAAGGAAAGTATTTGTTGCAGGGAGAAGGATGAGTGGCTGCGATGCTTTCAATTGTATCCCTTTCTTTTTAAAAGTGAAGCTATATTGTTTCTTAAATTGTGTTCAAACTGCTCAAATCATGCTTGAATTTATTCTAATTTTACATTGGGTTGATCCTTTATGCTGAATATTTTTATCTCGAGCGAAAGCGAGGGGTTAAATATCGGTACAATCGACAAACCTGTAAAAAAATCAGTATAAGTTTAAGCTACCGTCAGGTATTTCTATTCAAATAGTACAAATACGGCAGttttcaatgtacatacaaacaattttaaaatttacctagacaatgttagcatacagggttaaaaaatcaaaagtatgtaagaataaatttcagaaatagaccgagatttagaCTAATCCATGAGTTATAtgtagaatttataagaatccactaATAGTTAATttcactacgcgattgaatgattgtgacgtttgtggttcaacgtatattgtaattcataatagaaatatatcataatgacgggat
It contains:
- the LOC139500777 gene encoding uncharacterized protein isoform X2, which encodes MKKKYLKTIKGLVFCLVLIICNFGLRMNTNINHRENCPSDTLFETVYIFHSIAEAKSNWQSVEFIVLNVLDGSFSYLSSYDCCLFGERMLSIHRSEAKIKNSYIHGSNLPELTARQYMCSTKHKTFKTVYVGLVESGMPCDPCITVKPVIYPIIKEHGTAVCAKIAFNHLNPGHLTEWFEYQKLMHVDTVLVMLQYLNDEALKVLTFYERQGFLKILPYPTVLPGQTDRGFESTNWHLEQSSHDEQVAVYTCQTYFQGYEFVAVIDFDEFIVHDKFMSYMTMLKSELLPLHPDAAGFVLNASFFLTDWGISGTGNMLLLNISDPLIHDLNVTKTYIFQEGPKH